Within Dysgonomonas sp. HDW5A, the genomic segment TAGAGCTAATTTTAAAGGCCGGACTAAAATCTCCAACATCTAAAAACGCAAAGCCATGGCACTTTATAGCCATTGAAGATAAAGATTTATTGGATCAACTTGCACTTTGTAAAAAAATGGGAAGTAAACCCATTGAAAACTGTTCTTTAGCTATAGTAGTTGCTGTTGATCCCTTTACCAGTAGTGTGTGGGTTGAGGATGGCTCTATAGCTTCTATTATGATGCAACTCCAAGCAGAAGATTTAGGCTTAGGAAGTTGTTGGATACAAATCAGAGAGCGGTATACAGCTTCTGATACTTCGTCAGAAGAATATGTGAAAGATTTATTAGATATCCCCATGCAAATGCAAGTTCTATCAATCATAGTATTTGGACATAAGGATCAGGAAAAGCCACCCCACGATGATGAAAAACTGGAATGGGAAAAAGTGCATATAGGAAAATTCAAGTAAACAGAATACAGCAACAATAAATTAACGAATCTCAATATGGCTAAAAACTCAGGTAACAGATTCCCTTATGGTCTTTTAATCCTTATAATAGGTATAATATACCTACTTAGTAAAACGGGAATATTGGCACATATACCCTATGCTGATAAATTAATGAATATTGGTACTTTCTTCCTGATTGCCGGTATTATTTTTCTATTCACAAAAGCTGAGAAAACGATGGGAATTGTATTCACTGCCATTGGAGTAATCATGAATTTTGATTTCTTCTTTGGATGGATTCACAATTTTTCTTCATTAATAATACCTGTTAT encodes:
- a CDS encoding nitroreductase family protein, which translates into the protein MNNFSELITQRRSIRKFTSEPLKAEEVELILKAGLKSPTSKNAKPWHFIAIEDKDLLDQLALCKKMGSKPIENCSLAIVVAVDPFTSSVWVEDGSIASIMMQLQAEDLGLGSCWIQIRERYTASDTSSEEYVKDLLDIPMQMQVLSIIVFGHKDQEKPPHDDEKLEWEKVHIGKFK